Genomic window (Zymoseptoria tritici IPO323 chromosome 1, whole genome shotgun sequence):
GAATCCGTTTCGGCGCGTGAGAGCGTTGAGTACGACGAGTGCGACGGGTGCGAGTTTGCCGAGTCGGAGTTATATTCATCACGCGGGGTTGGGGAGTCAAGGTATGCTATGAGAAGAAGCATTGAATTGTGATTGAGAGAAATGGACTCCGCTAATCCATCGTTGCCATTCTCTAGATGTACAATACTCCTCCAGCGGCGTCCGTCAGCAGACTGCAGCACTATCCTCATCATTTCTAGACGGCTCAAACATGGCTAAATATCTGGATCCCGAAGATGCATCTCTAGCTACCAGCCGTGAATACGACACCATCGCCGAGCGAACAGAACCACCCACACCGGAAGGCAACGACGATGACCAATTCACATATGCGCCTGCAGCTGTCCCTGGAGCGAGTAATGCTTTGCAGGAGTACGCTGATGATTTGGAAGTGGAGCAGGCAGAGGACTCGGccgcgaggaggaagtcttcCGGGAGGGTTCCGGATGTTGTGATTtccggcgatgaggaggaagtgggAATTGGGGAGCGAACGCCGTTACTACCGCGAGAACGATTACCCTCTCATCGGAAGAAACCTCGGAAGGCGAGTACGAgtgctgaggaggagaatgtcCCGCCACGTGGGATATGGAATCGTCTTGGCCATCATTATCCTTCTCTGCACGCTGCGAGGAAGAGAGTGGCGACTTTGGCGAGTCCGAAGAGTTGGGATATGAGGCAAGTGGCTCATGCTGTGGTTGTCAAGCCGGTCAAGACGCTTCCGGCTGTGTTTTTGGGGTTGCTGTTGAACTTGCTGGATGCGCTGTCGTACGGCATTATTTTGTTCCCGCTTGGAGAGGAGGTCTTTCAGGATCTTGGAGCGGATGGTGTGTCGATGTTTTATGTCAGCTGTATTGTGTCGCAGCTGGTGTACTCGACGGGGAGTATCtttcgaggaggtgttgGGTCGGAGATGGTGAGTTGTGTTGAGGTTCTAGAGCTTGAAGAGATGCTGATGATTTACAGATTGAAGTTGTGCCATTCTTTCACAAGATGACTTACATGATCATTGGTGTTATGGGAACTGAGAACCCGGATGCCCTCCGAGCGACGGTCATCACATCCTACGCGATGAGTTCGATCGTGACTggaatcgtcttcttcgcacTTGGATCCGCACGACTTGGAACATTGGTCAGCTTTTTCCCTCATTCCATCTTGGTCGGCTGCATTGGCGGAGTTGGCATCTTTCTCTTCTTGACCGGCCTGGAAGTTTCAGTCCGTCTGGACGGCAATCTTGAACTCACCAAGGAGGTCTTCTTCAAGCTCATCGATCCGATGAGTCTCGCACAATGGGTCCCGCCACTCGCCCTGgccatcatcctcctggTCGTCAAGCGATACTACGACAAGCCCTTCCTCGTCCCAGCCTACTACATcgccatcaccgccatcTTCTACATCGTCACCGCAGCAGTCCCATCCCTCAACATGGAGAAATTGCGCAGTTCCGGATGGGTTTTTGAAGCGCCCGCCGCCGACAAGTCTTTCTACAATTTCTACAGCTACTACAAGTTCAGCATCGTCGACTGGAAAGCGGTCGCCATGACGATACCTTCGCAATTCGCGCTGACGTTCTTCGGCATCTTGCACGTCCCGATTAATATCCCCAACTTGGCGATGAAGATGCAAGAGGATAATGTCAGCATCAATCGTGAGCTGATCATGCATGGAGTTTCTAATACGCTCTCCGGATGTGTGGGCAGTATTCAGAATTACCTGGTTTACGTCAACAGTGTTCTGTTCATGGATACTGGAGGCGATAGTAGACTCGCGGGATATATGCTTGCGGCCGCGACGACTGCTTTGTGGATGGTCGGACCGGTGGTTATTGGTTATGTGCCGGTCATTGTGGTGGGCACCTTGATCTACTATCTCGGCATTGATCTGGCCAAGGAAGCGATGATTGATACCTACGGCCGACTCCACCGACTGGAGTACTTCACCATCGTGGTGATTGCTCTGGTCATGGGAGTCTACGATTTCGTCGTAGGTGTGGCGGTCGGCATCGGCCTCGCATGCCTCGTCTACGTCGTACAGACATCCCGCAAGACCGTCATCCGAGCCCAATTCTCCGGCGCCATCGCCGAGTCGACCGTCCGACGCCACCCTCGCCAACGAACCTACCTCAACCGAGTCGGCCCACAAATCCGCGTCGTCAAACTAGGCGGctacctcttcttcggcaGCATCGTCAACGTCGAAAAGACCGTCCGCGCTCTCATCGACGCCGAAGCCTTCGCCGCCTCTCCCATCCGCtacctcgtcctcgacttcTCCCACGTCACCGGCATcgacttctccgccgccgaagccTTCGGCCGCATGAACCGCGTGCTCCGCCGTCGCGACGTCGAAATGGTCCTCTCGGGCGTCGCGCTCAACGACGAAATCGGCCGCAGCCTCCAAATGGACGGCCTCTTCGAAGAATCCGACGAGACTCCCCCGACTCCACCCCCAAAAGTCTACGAAGACCTCAACGGAGCGCTGGAAGCGTGCGAGAATGGCTTGCTCATCACTCTCACGGAAAAACAAGCCACCCACTCCAACACGAGGAagaattcctcctcccaTTCCCCACCAGTCCCTATCCCCACCGACCACGCTTCCAACCAACCCCTACCCATCTCCCAACTCGACGCCATGGTCGGCAGTCCCCGCACTCAACTCCGCCACGTCGCGGCCTCCCAAACCCTGACGGAAAACGCCCCTCGCGACTACTCCGACCGCGCGGTCTATCAACACCTCAAACAACCCCTCcccctcatcctccaagcCTTCCAAGACCTCACCCCTCACACCGAAGACTTCTGGTTCCGCGCCGTCCCCTACTTCACCCGTCAAGAATACACCAAAGGCCAACTCCTCTACTCCCGCCACGACGCCCCGAATGgattcatcctcctccaatcGGGTATCCTCCGCGCGGAGTACTCTCTCGAGCAGGGAAATTACAACGAAGCGATCGTCGCGGGCACAACGTGTGGGGAATTGCCTTTTTTTTCGGAGACGGAACGGACGTGTAGGGTGgtggcagaggaggaggggtgTGTGGGGTGGGTtttgacgaggaggaggtgggaagAGTTGCAGAGGGAGGAGCCGGGGGTTGCGGCGGAGTTGTTGAAGGTGGGGTTGAAGTTGAGTGCGGAGAGGATGGGGGCTATTACTAGTTATGTGCTGATTACGGCGAGTTGAtgggggagggagggagtgagtgagggagggagggggtgAGGGAGTGAGGGAGTGAGGTGAGAGATTGATATCGCTGCTAATACAGATCGAGGTCTGGATTGCGATTTGTTTCCAACAGAGAGGAGATGTATTGGTGGCTTGTATATTTGAGAAAAGGCAGCAATATGCAAGTCTAGATTCGGAGAGTTTGTCTCCGGGATTCGAACTAACCGGACTGCGGTTTCGTCTGAGACACGAAAGGAGGTGAAAGGCCTAGACCTCTTCAACTAAATATCGCTGCTGGGCATCAGCAGTATACGGATCTCAGGATGCTCTCTTGTTACGATGCAGTTCGCGATACATATCGTCCTCCACAATCGGACATTGGACTCCTCTCCTCAAATCGTCGATGGTCTCCTTCCCGGCGTCTGCACACGGGCCGTGGTCAGCATATCGCGAGATGGATGTGGTATATGTCTCACAGAATGTGGCATCGACTGTCTCCTGAAACCAATCTCGTTGttcatgcctcaggcaaaAACAACGTTCGGCCCCTTGAAAAGCTGTTTAAGGGAAGGTAGATCTAAGTCTGGACCTCACGTTGAACAACGACATGTCTCGGTCTTACCACTCCCGACGAGGGTTGCGAAGGCCACGTGGGTGGTTCTTGCATCGTTTACTGTAGGAAGCATCGAGAATCTTGACTACAGCGGAATGAGTGAGAGATGGTGGGGATATCGCTCGATGTCGGACGCCTCGAGGACGTGAGCAGGCGCACGTGAGCAGGCGCTCTCTCGTGGTATGAGCTCACGATCGAGGAATGGTGTATGGTTTCTGAAGGGGAAGTGGCCGAGCCTTGCTCGCTTCGCGGCGAGGCCACTGTTTCCTGCGCAAGAGATACTGTCTTGCGACGTTGCCTGCCGCAGCGATGCACGAAGGAGTTGGAAAGCTTTGAGGAATGAGGTCTCGCAGATGATAGAGCAAACTGGCAGGTCAACTGATGGAGGACTTCTACACGCCAACGAGACGCAGGTTCAAGCAGCATCAACGACCGCACCGTCGGGAACCTCGATTCTGTACAACCACCGACTGGCCGAGCACTCCAGCCCTGTCAGCAAGCCCACGGATGAGAACCACATTCCCATGAAGAAGAACATCCAACGCCCTCCGCCTCTGCTTTGGTACGGAGGCCACAACTCAGTTTACGACCTTCCGAGCCGTTTTCCATTTTGGGGATAAATTGCGCCTGGCCTTTTTGTCTCAAGGATAACGGATCTGGCAGCGAACCTGGAAGACTTTCTTGGCTTTTGGTGTACTCGGAGTCCGGAATTGAGGATGGGAGAGGGTTGTGGTATGGCGGTTGGGACGCTGGTCTTTGCACGTCTGGAACGGTTGTGGCTTTTTGGAGGTCATGGGTGTTGAGATTGGAGGGGATGGGGAGTATGGATCGTGGCTGGAGGATTTGTGTTATTGAAGGGTGTTGGTTTGGTATGATGAATATTGTGACAGCTTTTCGGCGCAAGAGGTTTGTTCTGGAAGAGTGCCTGTCGCACTTACTAACGACTCCAACAAAAAGCAACGCTTCGATCGATGAGGCCTTCCGAGATGATGCGAGCCTGGCTCACGAACACGAGGTCACGAACAAGAATGGCACAGCACATCACCAACTCCACGGCACTTTCGTCAAGCACACGGCACAGCAGCGAGCGGGTCGTATATCGAAGAAGTACCGTACTGCCGTTCGATACGTTACAGCTGTCGCTCCATTACCCACAAGGCTGAAACGGCGCAACGCTGTTCGTCCAACGGGCGGCAAGAGTCTCGAATTCTGGTCCCATTGCCAAGCACGACTTTCACAGCCCTAGAACGACGGCCTGGACTTTTCGAGTATTTGTGTGAGCCGTGAAGAGGATCTGAGACATTTCGGATACGAATTGGGCCCGGCCCACTAGGATGCATCTGGACTTCTGGGCGACTGGGGAGTGGGTTTCGTATAATAGATGGGCGGATGTCCTCATGCCTAATTGACTCGAGACGACAGCACAACGACTTCGAACATCAACGATCCTTTCCACTTCACGGATATCGCAATCGACGACAAACACATCGACTACCACACCATCCACACACACACCGACAATGCagctctccatcatcctcgcgcTGCCGctcctcttctccggcgCCCTCGCTCGCCCGACTACGTTCAACGACGCTCCGAGCGCCGTCGTCAACGAGCAAGTCATCGCTCTCGAGCTTCCGACTTTCGAAGGCGGCCTTTCGGCGCGCCCGACTCTGTACTGAATGCTGGACCGGACCTTTGTTGTGGGCCAGTTGGACATGTTTTGATGATGTCTGCGTGAGCTTGCGATGGAGCTGTAACTACGACAACGATTTTCTGGCGCTGGATTTTCGACTTTGTGGTTGGAGAAGACCTGGTGAATTGGTCTGGTTGACGTTGCCGCCTTGGGGACGGGGTACAACGTCTAGAACGATGATGGCCTCACCCTccctcaacgacgacgattcCCGCACCTGGAACCCTCGACTTGTGCCTACCGCCACGTCGAACCAGTAATCTGCGCGGTCTCTCTGTTGTCCGCAGGCATGTCTTCCGTGGCGTTCCTGCGCCGTGTGAGTCCTCGCGAGATTCTCGAATACGAGAGACTGGGACCCTTGGATTTTGAGGAATCTCACGCAAGATGGGATTTGGAGGACGGAGTGTTCGGGGATGAGTGAGGGAGATGAAGgcatggagaggagagagaggaggatggagaggagagaggaggatggaggcgCAGGGAGACCTGCACAAGGCACTTGAGTGAAGGTTGTCAGGGGATGAGGGCGATTAAGGGGAGGACGTCGTGCCAGCGGTTGTAGATGGACAGGAGAGGTTAGAGATGTAGCAGAATGGATGTGATCTCGACATCACTACCTCGACACTTCGACTTCCGCTCTCACCTTTATTCTCTGTCACTTCGCCTTACTCATTAGTTTCGCTTCACTCGCGACGACACGATTGTACTCGAAAACCTGCCACCACCGTCTATCGGCGTGTTCCGCAGCACGCATCATTACTCCGCAGCCCTGGAAACAGTAGAACCCAAGAATCCTTCTCATTCGGACTCGCCGTCTCCTTATTGACATCACATGAGGCTCAAAGAGGATGTTCGCAAGACACAGCCAAGTCGATGTGGTATGGGCGACAGGCTCATGCCCAACCCCGACTGTTCATTCAGTGAGACGATGACCGCTGAGCTGTGCTGGAGTACTATTTCATTCCTCCATCAAGCGTAAAGAACGTTGGAGTGGCGCTCTCTCACCAACAGCCTCTGGTTCTAGCGGCTCGAATGTTGGCGTGGCGCTCTGTCGACCACACTTCCTGTCTGTCTTTCTCTCTTTCGGCCGAGTACGCACTTCTTCCCGCTTCCTTTTCGTACACTACCTTTCTATCCCATCACGTCTTCGGTTGAATCGCCGACTTCGCAAGCCGCCGTATCAGTGTGCACGAGCGCGACGACTGATGATACTGTAGGGGGGAGATGACAGTCCGGAAGGTGTTGCTGAACGCCATGCGAGGGAAGGGTTGGAGTTCGGAGCGAACGACCGGTCCGCCCGGTAAAGATAACGGTGGGAAGGTGCGAAGGTGGACGCCACTTGTCAACGGGTGAGTGGGATGTACGTGCTGTGAGACCTGTTCTTGTGCAGAAACGGGCGCGTTCGATGGATGGGAGCGCGGCTAGATAACGGACTGGAGCAACGCAGACAGACGATGAGAAGATCGAATGCTCCTCGAGAGCATGGACAGTAGAACTACATGTTGCTCAACGTCGACGCGATGCGAGAGTGCAGCATGGCTTGCTGATTCTCGGTCCTGCGATCTTGGCGGTGTCTCGCAACGAAGCGACCGTTACCACATTTTCCACTCATCGGAAGCAGAGAGGAAAAACGTCCCGAGGCGCGTATAGACGCCACAGTCTTGGTATGTCGGTCTGGCCTGATGTTGAGCCTCGTTCAGCCATACTCAGACTCAAGTACGAGACTTCTCGCGTCGCAGACGAAGTGGTACAGTCAGGCTGTTCTTGAGGCGGTGGAAGCGAGCTGAGACCAATATATGTTGTCCTGCAGGGCCGCTGCGTTTTTCTCTGAGGATGGAGTTGTCGTCTGGCTACTTTGATTCTGATCGCAGACTATGCGGTCTGGTCTTGATGGCGGTGGCTTGCATTCGGGCATCTTGAGCTGGTTATGCGTGGGTTAAGTATGATAGGGCCAGCGTTGATGCATTGCAAACGCATTCACTCACGCCATATGCCCTGGATCTGCTGGCACTTTATGCCGTGGCAGAAGCTTGGTAACTTTTGTGCTGGCCGCACGTTGTTGCAAGCGGACAATGGCATGGCGACACGTGTTGGCATAGAAGGATACTAAGGTACCTTAGGTACCTAGAATCGGTCCATCAATAATATATGCACTCCAGGTCAAATTCGGCATCAATCTGACGTTGACTCGTAATCAATTTGACATCACTTCCGCGCGACTGTCCATGAAACCTCGGGCTGTCACCTTCAATGCAACCCACCCTTTCCACGGCATTTGCCGATGTCTTCCTGGCAACATTGATTCAGTTccggagccggagccggaccggggcggcggcgatgacgGGAGGACGACGGCAGTGGAGTGACATCCATGTTCATGTGCATCTGCTCGGGCGGCGACCGTGCTTCCCTGCTTCCTCACGACACTGCAATTCCTGGAAATATCCTCAAAATATATATCAATATCCATACCCACGACACACCGCCGCCACCCACCCACCCTCACTCCCGCCAGCAGACATATCGCCCACCCCATCTTCCATTCCGCCCTGCCGCCGCGATCGCTCCCATACAACAGTCATTGACATTCATACCGCGCATAACATACCGCATACGACCATTCGTTACACATAACCGTCGAGTCGAGTCCCCCACCGCGCTCGGGTACACAGCACacgagcaagaagaagaagaagcgtaaTGCACCGCAGCCATGGTCCGTcccacctccccctcccctcatcaccaccaccacaactaaccaccctcctcctcctcccaggGCTGCTGTAATTCAACACCAACCTCCACCCCCCAACCCGCCGCTCTCTCCCACCCGACCTCCACCCACCCCCCCTCAACCTCCGCCGCCCTCCCCACCGACCCAACCATAACCGcaaccctcctcgcctcccgcGCCGCCGGCGCCTCCAACaacacatcctccacccgcCCCAACGCCGCCCTCCGCGCCCCTTCCCCGGTCTCCCGCTCTCCCAAAAACGTCTCCAATCGTCCTCCCCCTTGGACCCGCTCCCACCTCGCCCGTGAAAGGGAGGTCTTCTTCGAAACCCGCGTCACCGGTCGGCCGGAAGTCTGGTCCGCTTTACGACTTATATGTGAAGAGTTGAGACGAGGGGATGTCGCGCAGGCTCAGGCGATGATGAGTGCGGCGGGGGTGACGTGTCCGAGTGGACGGTTCGCGAGATCAAGGGGGAGGAATCCGAGGGGTGGGGTTTATGATGAGAGGGGGGCGTTGTATGATGTTCATGAGTGGGTTGTTGTGGACCCGGGGGATTTGGTGGAGGATACGACGGAGATGGCTGGGGAGGGAAAGAAtttggaggatgaggatgaagaggaggaggatgcggggagggaggagaaggggaaggggagggcggagagtgtGGGTGAGGAGGTGCTGGTGCGGGTGAGGTTGAGTGATGGGAGTCCCGATTTGGAGGTTTTGGTGGGGGAGAAGCAGACGGCGGGCGTGATtgtgaggagggtgagggagaaGATGGGGAGAGGGGTGAGGTTGTTGTATCTGGGGAAACCGGTGGAGGAGAATAAGACGCTGGGGGAGTGTGGGTGGAGGAGTGGACAGATGTTGAATGCGTTTCTTTTCAATGAGTAGGGAAAGGGTGGAAGGCAGGCGTTGATTCAACTGTTGGCAGGACTTTGGGTTTCGTTCTTGCATTGGCATTGGCGTTGGTATGGGCAAAGGACGGATACGGCTCTTTCATTTGCAGTGGTGAACATCATCACGGTGCCACAGTccgtggtggagaagaagaacaagattGAGAGAAGACGCAGGGAAGAGGAAAAAGGTCCTGCCCTCCCTCAAGACAGCGTAGACGGTCTCTACATACATACTTTTGTACAGCGCTTGCTTGTCTATGTTTTCCAGGAGTCGACAAGGAAGAACACCTTCCATTTTCCACGCAATCGGGGAGCAATACACGTGCACAACTTGAGCTGCCTTTTGAGGTTGGTCATTGAGTTTGCCGGACCTTTCTGATTGCGTACTCGAATGGCTttgatcttctcctccacgtTATTCACTCTGCGAGTCAAGGTCGCAGAAGGCAGATTGTATACTGCCTGACTGGAGCCGTAGAAGACACGGAAATCGTGATCTTGCCCCTGGAGGGAGGCATGAATGGAAAAAAATTGCTCGTAGTGAAATAGTAAATGGACGTGGAGGACTACTTCAAGTTTACATTCCAAGACGACGACCACAGCTGACCACAACTGACTAGTCCAGATGTCTCGGCACTCCAAGCATGTATTGACGCAACATTGCTTGGATTATCTTGGTCTCTCGTTCGTCCCTCGTTGGTCATCCAACACCCGAGAAATCGCCTACAGACTCAGCCCCGGatcctccacatcctcccGCCTCACATCGGTTCCACAATGCCCTGAACATTGCATCCTGCGCCCCTTGGCCCTACTATCCTTCTACTGCGGATGATTGATCACTCCTCGAAGCCACGAGAGTATATCTCCAACCCTCAtccccaactcctcctccatctttcCCCCTCACAACGATGCCGACCCTAACCCTCCGccccatcctctccatcctccaaaTCCTACTCTTCACCCCCTCCCTACTCTACGCCTACTCCTTCCACCGCACTTCCAACATCGGCGGCTTCACGATCGGCGTCTTCAGTCT
Coding sequences:
- the MGSUL4 gene encoding MGSUL4, putative sulphate permease 4 (Probable Suplhate Permease. Note there are four Sulphate Permease-like genes in this species.) — translated: ASPKSWDMRQVAHAVVVKPVKTLPAVFLGLLLNLLDALSYGIILFPLGEEVFQDLGADGVSMFYVSCIVSQLVYSTGSIFRGGVGSEMIEVVPFFHKMTYMIIGVMGTENPDALRATVITSYAMSSIVTGIVFFALGSARLGTLVSFFPHSILVGCIGGVGIFLFLTGLEVSVRLDGNLELTKEVFFKLIDPMSLAQWVPPLALAIILLVVKRYYDKPFLVPAYYIAITAIFYIVTAAVPSLNMEKLRSSGWVFEAPAADKSFYNFYSYYKFSIVDWKAVAMTIPSQFALTFFGILHVPINIPNLAMKMQEDNVSINRELIMHGVSNTLSGCVGSIQNYLVYVNSVLFMDTGGDSRLAGYMLAAATTALWMVGPVVIGYVPVIVVGTLIYYLGIDLAKEAMIDTYGRLHRLEYFTIVVIALVMGVYDFVVGVAVGIGLACLVYVVQTSRKTVIRAQFSGAIAESTVRRHPRQRTYLNRVGPQIRVVKLGGYLFFGSIVNVEKTVRALIDAEAFAASPIRYLVLDFSHVTGIDFSAAEAFGRMNRVLRRRDVEMVLSGVALNDEIGRSLQMDGLFEESDETPPTPPPKVYEDLNGALEACENGLLITLTEKQATHSNTRKNSSSHSPPVPIPTDHASNQPLPISQLDAMVGSPRTQLRHVAASQTLTENAPRDYSDRAVYQHLKQPLPLILQAFQDLTPHTEDFWFRAVPYFTRQEYTKGQLLYSRHDAPNGFILLQSGILRAEYSLEQGNYNEAIVAGTTCGELPFFSETERTCRVVAEEEGCVGWVLTRRRWEELQREEPGVAAELLKVGLKLSAERMGAITSYVLITA